The Panthera uncia isolate 11264 chromosome C1 unlocalized genomic scaffold, Puncia_PCG_1.0 HiC_scaffold_3, whole genome shotgun sequence genome includes a region encoding these proteins:
- the ITM2C gene encoding integral membrane protein 2C, with the protein MVKISFQPAVAGIKGDKADKASASASAAARAPAAEILLTPAREERPPHHRYKKGGSVGGVCYLSMGMVVLLMGLVFASVYIYRYFFLAQLARDNFFHCGVLYEDSLSSQVRTRMELEEDVKIYLEENYERINVPVPQFGGGDPADIIHDFQRGLTAYHDISLDKCYVIELNTTIVLPPRNFWELLMNVKRGTYLPQTYIIQEEMVVTEHVSDKEALGSFIYHLCSGKDTYRLRRRATRRRINKRGAKNCNAIRHFENTFVVETLICGVV; encoded by the exons ATGGTGAAGATCAGCTTCCAGCCCGCCGTGGCCGGCATCAAGGGCGACAAGGCCGACAAGGCTTCGGCCTCGGCGTCGGCCGCGGCTCGGGCCCCGGCCGCTGAAATCCTGCTGACGCCGGCTCGG GAGGAgcgccccccccaccaccgctACAAGAAGGGGGGCTCTGTGGGCGGCGTGTGCTACCTGTCGATGGGCATGGTCGTCTTGCTCATGGGCCTCGTGTTCGCCTCCGTCTACATCTACAGATACTTCTTCCTCGCACAG CTGGCCCGGGACAACTTCTTCCACTGTGGCGTTCTCTACGAGGACTCCCTGTCCTCCCAGGTCCGCACTCggatggagctggaggaggaCGTGAAGATCTACCTCGAAGAGAACTATGAACGCATCAATGTGCCCGTGCCCCAGTTCGGCGGCGGGGACCCTGCAGACATCATTCATGACTTCCAGCGG ggGCTCACCGCCTACCATGACATCTCCCTGGACAAGTGCTATGTTATCGAGCTCAACACCACCATCGTGCTGCCCCCTCGCAACTTCTGGGAGCTCCTCATGAATGTGAAG AGAGGGACCTACCTCCCGCAGACGTACATCATCCAGGAGGAGATGGTGGTCACGGAGCACGTCAGCGACAAGGAGGCCCTGGGCTCCTTCATCTACCACCTGTGCAGCGGGAAGGACACCTACCGGCTGCGGCGCCGGGCTACCCGGAGGC GGATCAACAAGCGAGGGGCCAAGAACTGCAATGCCATCCGCCACTTCGAGAACACCTTCGTGGTGGAGACCCTCATCTGCGGGGTGGTGTGA